A part of Corynebacterium mustelae genomic DNA contains:
- a CDS encoding ABC transporter ATP-binding protein gives MSQLEITDVSAGIGHTTIVRDVNFEVSPGTMTALVGINGAGKSTLLRAIAGITAPHGGSVMLDGVSVHSMRPRHRAQQLTLVGQEESPPGDLTVSEMVALGRLPHLKSWEIGGKKEQKIVMDSLALVGLTEVADRPCDQLSGGQRRRALLARGFAQGTDMVLLDEPTNHLDVHHQLHLLKVLKESGRTILATIHDLDLAMAHFDQVVVLHEGTMLAAGDPEEVLIPENLRKVFNVQAFCARLPEMTNPHLIIDSL, from the coding sequence ATGAGCCAACTGGAGATTACAGATGTGTCCGCTGGAATCGGGCACACAACTATCGTTCGTGACGTGAATTTTGAGGTTTCTCCTGGCACCATGACCGCCCTGGTGGGCATTAATGGTGCAGGTAAATCTACATTGTTGCGGGCGATTGCAGGGATCACTGCGCCGCATGGTGGCAGTGTGATGTTAGACGGCGTATCGGTTCATTCGATGCGGCCGCGCCACCGGGCTCAACAGTTAACGCTGGTTGGGCAAGAGGAAAGCCCTCCGGGTGATCTGACAGTTTCCGAAATGGTGGCTTTGGGTCGACTCCCGCACCTGAAATCTTGGGAGATCGGCGGCAAGAAAGAGCAGAAAATCGTCATGGATTCCTTGGCGTTAGTCGGTTTGACCGAGGTTGCTGATCGTCCATGTGATCAGTTGTCTGGTGGTCAACGTCGACGCGCTCTTCTTGCCCGTGGTTTTGCACAAGGCACCGATATGGTGTTGTTGGACGAACCTACGAATCATTTGGATGTGCACCATCAATTGCATCTGCTCAAGGTGCTTAAAGAATCTGGTCGCACGATCCTAGCCACAATTCACGATTTGGACTTGGCGATGGCTCACTTTGATCAAGTGGTTGTTTTGCACGAGGGAACCATGCTTGCAGCAGGGGACCCTGAGGAAGTCCTTATCCCGGAAAACCTGCGCAAAGTATTCAATGTGCAGGCATTTTGTGCGAGGTTGCCTGAAATGACTAACCCGCACTTAATTATCGATTCACTGTAG